The following coding sequences are from one Pseudonocardia sp. HH130630-07 window:
- the serC gene encoding phosphoserine transaminase translates to MTSPADLKIPTDLLPSDGRFGCGPSKVRTEQLSALAATGDSLMGTSHRQKPVKDLVGRVRAGLSELFSLPEGYEVVLGNGGATAFWDAAAFGLIRERSLHLTFGEFSQKFADTTTGAPFLADPVVVAAEPGSAPVPVGDPSVDAIAWAHNETSTGVAVPVQRPADAREDQLVLIDGTSAAGGLPLDVTQSDVYYFAPQKGFASDGGLFVALMGPRALERVAELEASDRWIPPFLSLGTAVANSAKDQTYNTPAVATLFLLAEQVDWLNGLGGLDGAVARTRDASERLYSWAERSAFATPFVRDPAHRSQVVGTIDFDAAVDAAAIATALRSNGIVDTEPYRKLGRNQLRIGMYPAVEPADVSALTASVDWVVEQLGS, encoded by the coding sequence ACCTCTCCAGCCGATCTGAAGATCCCCACCGATCTCCTGCCGTCCGACGGCCGCTTCGGCTGCGGGCCCTCCAAGGTGCGCACCGAGCAGCTCTCCGCCCTCGCCGCGACCGGCGACTCGCTGATGGGCACCTCACACCGGCAGAAGCCGGTGAAGGACCTGGTGGGACGCGTGCGGGCCGGCCTGTCCGAGCTGTTCTCGCTGCCCGAGGGCTACGAGGTCGTCCTCGGCAACGGCGGGGCGACCGCGTTCTGGGACGCGGCCGCGTTCGGCCTGATCCGCGAGCGTTCGCTGCACCTGACCTTCGGCGAGTTCTCGCAGAAGTTCGCCGACACCACGACCGGCGCCCCGTTCCTCGCCGACCCGGTGGTCGTCGCCGCCGAGCCGGGCAGCGCACCCGTCCCGGTCGGCGACCCGTCGGTCGACGCGATCGCCTGGGCGCACAACGAGACCTCGACCGGCGTCGCGGTGCCGGTGCAGCGCCCCGCGGACGCGCGCGAGGACCAGCTGGTGCTGATCGACGGGACGTCCGCGGCCGGCGGCCTGCCGCTCGACGTGACCCAGTCCGACGTCTACTACTTCGCCCCGCAGAAGGGCTTCGCCTCCGACGGCGGCCTGTTCGTCGCCCTGATGGGCCCGCGCGCGCTGGAGCGGGTCGCGGAGCTGGAGGCGTCCGACCGCTGGATCCCGCCGTTCCTGTCGCTGGGCACCGCGGTCGCCAACTCGGCCAAGGACCAGACGTACAACACGCCCGCGGTCGCCACCCTGTTCCTGCTCGCCGAGCAGGTGGACTGGCTGAACGGCCTCGGTGGCCTCGACGGCGCCGTGGCCCGGACCCGGGACGCCTCCGAGCGGCTCTACTCGTGGGCCGAGCGGAGCGCGTTCGCCACGCCGTTCGTGCGCGACCCCGCGCACCGCAGCCAGGTCGTCGGGACGATCGACTTCGACGCCGCGGTCGACGCCGCCGCGATCGCCACCGCGCTGCGGTCGAACGGGATCGTCGACACCGAGCCGTACCGCAAGCTCGGCCGCAACCAGCTGCGGATCGGCATGTACCCGGCGGTCGAGCCGGCCGACGTGTCGGCGCTGACCGCGAGCGTCGACTGGGTCGTGGAGCAGCTCGGCTCCTGA